AGTCATAGAAGGCGTCATAAACAAGCTTAAGGTGATTAAGCGGATAATGTACGGGAGATGTTCATTTGAACTATTGCGAGTGAAGGTGATCATGAGTTAGTTCATATAATCTGAGGAAGAGCCCTAATTGTGTTTCCAGTTTGTCTATGTCCGAAGTGGAGTAACTCGCGCCGGGCATTGAAAGGATTACGATAGCGTAGTTCTGCGGTTCAAACCCTACCACAGAGGAGTATTTGTAGTCGAAACCCTTGGACGCGAGAATAGCGATTATGCCATCGAAAAACTCGCTCTCCTCCCCTCCAAATCTGTTTGCATGAGAGTCATCTATAAGGGCTATCTTTGGAAGAGGTTTTTCTCCCCATATGCATCCCGAAAGAAGAAAGATCAGAACAACAATCACGAGCGGTACGAAGAAACGTTTCATTCTCTCACCTCCCATATAGATCATACGACTGGAGTCGAAAGTTAAATTATACGCGTTGAAGTATAGGAAATTAAGCTGGAGAGACGGTAGGCTATTTCTGGTCGAAGAGATTTCAGAATTGAGTCGAAGAAAGTCTGGTTCAGAGGAAGATGTTTACTGAGAAGTACATTGTGGTCTTATATCTTATACTGAAACCAATTGGACATGTAAATGAATTCTTTCGGGAATGCGCCGACATCTTCAAGCCCCTTGCGGAGGTCGCGTTTCAGTTCTAAGCGTAAGGTTCGGCTATCAAAACTTTGAGCCGGATATTTAGAATTTTCTATACATCGGATCAGCAAAGCTGAGATGAGTGACTCAAGAATTTCTTTGAAGACAGTCTCAGTAGTTTATAATGTGTATGCGGAATATGCTGAAATGCGATTAAATCACCTGGGGAGTGTTTATATGCAGAGAGTATCGGATGATTTTGGAAAGAATCTGAGTGTTTCAGCCTCGGCGGCTATGGAGTACGAGTCTCAGGGAGAGAAGATGCTGAAGAGGGTCAATGAGCTTATGGCGGAAAGAGAGGACATTTCTGAGCTTCTCGGCATGAATCCGCTATACATAATGTATGACAACAACTCGAATCATCTCCGATTCATTTCAAACGTGATTAAGCTTAACGACTACGATCTTCTTGCGAAGACTCTGCCCTGGGTCTATAAGACGTACACCTCGAGAAACTTCTCGGTCGATTTCTTTCCCGAAGTCTTGAAAGCTTGGATGAAGGCGATAAATGAATTTCTAAGTCCGGAAGGCGCCGCTCAAGTTATCGAGGTATATCGGGCAATGCTGGATTCGCATAATGCGGCTGTAGAGCATGCTCAAGAGGGTCTGATCCAGATGAAGGTTGGTGAGGACTGGAAGGCCATCGAAAGGCAAACAGTCCTAGCCCTGCTCACAGGCGATTACGGAAAGCTTAGAGAGATTGCTAACCGCTCGATAAACAATGAGAAGTCGCTCGCTGATTTTTATCTGAAGGTAGTT
This is a stretch of genomic DNA from Mesotoga infera. It encodes these proteins:
- a CDS encoding cobalamin-binding protein, whose protein sequence is MRLNHLGSVYMQRVSDDFGKNLSVSASAAMEYESQGEKMLKRVNELMAEREDISELLGMNPLYIMYDNNSNHLRFISNVIKLNDYDLLAKTLPWVYKTYTSRNFSVDFFPEVLKAWMKAINEFLSPEGAAQVIEVYRAMLDSHNAAVEHAQEGLIQMKVGEDWKAIERQTVLALLTGDYGKLREIANRSINNEKSLADFYLKVVQPAMYEIGYLWQTGEISVAEEHLATSLMNRLMASTYSMIETVPSHPRRKAVVLSSQNEYHELGARILADLLELSGWNVSYLGVNTPVSEVLKHLKKNLPFLLAISVTMSFNLDLTKKLIQSVRYDSDFETMKIMVGGLVINESEDLWKRLGADGTAESAVEAIELAKQWWEERE